One genomic segment of Candidatus Cloacimonadota bacterium includes these proteins:
- a CDS encoding GIY-YIG nuclease family protein, whose amino-acid sequence MKSYWVYILKCSDGSYYTGSTSDIEKRLSEHKLGFYKGYTKHKRPVKLVFSQNFTNPNDAVSAEQQIKGWTRAKKEALINADFDLLVILSKKKGKSS is encoded by the coding sequence ATGAAAAGTTATTGGGTTTATATTCTTAAATGTTCAGATGGATCTTATTATACAGGATCGACTTCTGATATAGAAAAAAGATTAAGCGAACACAAATTAGGATTTTATAAAGGATATACAAAGCATAAACGTCCCGTAAAATTGGTGTTTTCCCAGAATTTTACTAATCCTAATGATGCAGTTTCAGCAGAACAACAGATTAAAGGATGGACAAGGGCAAAGAAAGAAGCGTTGATAAATGCTGATTTTGATTTATTGGTCATTCTTTCAAAGAAAAAAGGGAAGTCATCCTGA
- the rimI gene encoding ribosomal protein S18-alanine N-acetyltransferase — protein sequence MIQVEIRPMQVTDIPIILEMEKKLFSSPWKKDMFLEEIKSGYAFVAQEKVGNTIAGYICGLLLYDEFNITNLAVSSSFQRQGLAELLVKFVIGRLLKIHCSNFFLEVRVSNLAAIALYRKLGFEIIGKRKKYYNKPQEDALMMQMDLLEKLNDENSMSS from the coding sequence ATGATCCAAGTCGAAATAAGACCAATGCAAGTTACGGACATTCCGATTATTCTGGAAATGGAAAAGAAATTGTTTTCCAGTCCCTGGAAAAAAGATATGTTTCTGGAAGAGATAAAATCCGGTTATGCTTTTGTAGCGCAGGAAAAAGTTGGAAATACTATAGCTGGTTATATTTGTGGACTGTTATTGTATGATGAATTCAATATTACAAACCTGGCTGTAAGTTCGTCATTTCAAAGACAGGGTTTAGCGGAATTGCTTGTGAAATTCGTGATAGGAAGATTACTGAAAATCCATTGTTCCAATTTTTTTTTGGAAGTTCGTGTTTCTAACTTAGCAGCGATAGCTCTTTATCGGAAATTAGGCTTTGAAATAATTGGGAAAAGAAAAAAATATTATAACAAACCACAGGAAGATGCGTTAATGATGCAGATGGATTTGTTGGAAAAGCTAAATGATGAAAATAGTATGTCATCCTGA
- the tmk gene encoding dTMP kinase — protein sequence MKSLFITFEGIEGCGKSTQAKLLTEYLKEQGKNVLLTREPGGPKISEDIRNVLLSTNNKEMIARTEILLYMASRSQHTGEWIIPNLEQGNFVISDRYFDSTIAYQGAARKIPRNIIDTLTNFATFGLRPDVTFLVDLPAEIGLSRIETKNADRLEQESLAFHKEVRKGFLDLAKQESDRFVILHGKKSIAEIQKDIIEVINKFIR from the coding sequence ATGAAAAGTCTATTTATAACGTTTGAAGGTATAGAAGGTTGCGGAAAATCCACACAAGCTAAACTACTAACTGAGTATTTGAAAGAACAAGGTAAAAATGTTTTACTGACGCGTGAGCCTGGTGGTCCGAAAATCTCTGAGGATATTCGTAATGTACTCTTGAGTACTAACAATAAAGAAATGATCGCTCGCACAGAAATACTGCTTTATATGGCCAGCAGAAGTCAACATACAGGAGAATGGATAATTCCCAATTTAGAGCAGGGAAATTTTGTGATTTCCGACAGATATTTTGATTCCACAATCGCTTATCAGGGAGCTGCTCGCAAAATTCCCAGAAACATCATTGACACCCTGACCAACTTCGCAACCTTTGGTTTAAGGCCTGATGTGACGTTTCTGGTCGATTTGCCGGCTGAAATCGGTTTATCGAGGATCGAAACCAAAAATGCTGACAGATTGGAACAGGAATCGCTTGCATTTCACAAAGAGGTGAGAAAAGGTTTTTTGGATCTGGCCAAACAGGAAAGTGACAGATTTGTTATCCTGCACGGCAAAAAAAGTATTGCAGAGATTCAAAAAGATATAATTGAAGTTATTAATAAATTTATAAGATAA